The Methanofastidiosum sp. genomic interval CACTTGCAAAAAATGAGTGGCCGTTTACATCAATCTCAACTGATATCGATTGATACACATACGGCTTTCCAAAGACAGCAAAGAACCTCTTCACAACTAGGTCGAAAAGTTTCGCCTGGTCATCGTTTAATTTCTTTGGAACTTCCCCTGTTGGGTGAATTGCAGGGTGCGCGGGATCGTCCTTTTTCCCCTCAGTTGGGATAAGATTAGTTTTTAGAAGCTCTTCGCAGTGATCTGAATAATCGTCAACTTTCTTTAATTTTTCCATAATGGCCCTCAAATTAAGGCTCTTTGGAAATTTTTGAGATGAAGTCCTTGGATATGAGATAAGCCCTGCCTCATAAAGTGACTGTGCAATATCTTGAGTTCTCTTTGGCAGGAAGCTAAAGTTCTTGTATGCTTCTTTCTGCAAGGTGCCCAGGTCAAAAGGATAGGGGGGATTTATCCGCTTCTCTTTCTTTGATACCCCTGTTACTACTGCAGATTTATTTTTGATATCTTTAAAAATGGCCGAAGCTTCCTTCTCATCAAAGAACTCCTTTTGGTATGATGCCTTGACAGAGATGCCGTCCTTTTTGAATCCAATAAACAATATCCAGTAAGGCTCAGATACAAACCTGCATATCTCCATTTCTCTCTCTAATAGAAATTTCAATGTGGGCGTCTGGACCCTGCCTGCAGAGAGTGTCACATACCTTCCTGAGACCTTTTTCAAAGATTCAGTCATAGCCTTTGAGGTATTGATACCATAGTACCAGTCAAGGATATGCCTTGCAAGACCTGCGTTTATCATTGGGTAGTCTGGCGGGTTTAGATTTTCATAGGCAGATACAATCTCATCCTTTGTCAGCGATGAGAACTTCATCCTATATGACTTTGATATGTCAGTCTTTGCGCCATACAAAAGTGCGTTATTCCCGATAACGGAGCCCTCGATATCGTAGTCGCATGCATTTACAAAAGTGTCCATGTCCTTTGATATCTCTTCAATAAGTCTTACGTAAGGCTCGACGTACTTACTTTTCTTGCTGTTCTTGAAAGTTTCAACCCACTCTACATCAAAAAAAGGATAATCTCTGATAGGTGTTCTCTGTCTCAGTTTGTAAAGGTGGCCAACTGCAGAAACAACATAGATTTTATTGTCGCCATCTTCGACTTCATAATACTTTATTCCCTCATGCTGATTTTTCTTGGCCTTGCCGAGGAAGTTTGCAATCTTCTCTGCCACATTTGGCTTTTCGGTCAATATGAGGGTATTCATTGGAAAGGGAAAAAGAAATCGACTTATAAGGCTTTTCAAATATTTAAGGTAATCTACAAAAATATTATTTTATTATCCCAATATTTTCATGTTTAACTATCTCATTGTAGTTCTTGTAGCCCAAGATTGACTCTATCTCATCAGTATTTCTGCCTTTTATCTTCTTTAGTTCTTTTTCTGTGTAGTTTGTTATGCCTTTGGCAAAAACTTCATTGTTTTCTTCAATGGCAACGATGTCGCCGGCATCAAAATCCCCCTCAACATCAATAACGCCCCTTGGCAATAGACTTTTGTGGTCGAGAAGCGCTTTCTTTGCCCCCTCATCGATAACTATCTTGCCTTTAGGTTTCGATAGAGTGATCCACCTTATCTTGTTTTTCTCAATATTCTTTTTTGGGAGGAAGAGGGTCCCGATATCTTCACCTGACATGACTCTTAATATCAGGTCTTTTTCTTCACTTGACGCAATGACCATGAAGCAACCTGACTTTTGGGCAATCTTTGCTGCCTCTAATTTTGTCTTCATCCCGCCTGTACCTTTGTCCCCGGCTTTCCCGCCATAGCTTTCAATTTCGGGAGTTATCTCTTTTACCACCGGTATCTTTTTTGCATCTTTCGCCTTCTTTGGATTCTTTGTATAAAGACCGTCTATATCTGTCATTAATATTAATAGGTCTGCCTCGACCTTACTTGACACCATTGCTGAGAGTGTATCGTTGTCCCCAAACGTATCGCC includes:
- the topA gene encoding DNA topoisomerase I, translated to MNTLILTEKPNVAEKIANFLGKAKKNQHEGIKYYEVEDGDNKIYVVSAVGHLYKLRQRTPIRDYPFFDVEWVETFKNSKKSKYVEPYVRLIEEISKDMDTFVNACDYDIEGSVIGNNALLYGAKTDISKSYRMKFSSLTKDEIVSAYENLNPPDYPMINAGLARHILDWYYGINTSKAMTESLKKVSGRYVTLSAGRVQTPTLKFLLEREMEICRFVSEPYWILFIGFKKDGISVKASYQKEFFDEKEASAIFKDIKNKSAVVTGVSKKEKRINPPYPFDLGTLQKEAYKNFSFLPKRTQDIAQSLYEAGLISYPRTSSQKFPKSLNLRAIMEKLKKVDDYSDHCEELLKTNLIPTEGKKDDPAHPAIHPTGEVPKKLNDDQAKLFDLVVKRFFAVFGKPYVYQSISVEIDVNGHSFFASGRVGIDPGFLKYYGDYSGVEEVILPELSEGEKIEKISPKKEEKATKPPPRYNPASAVSEMEKLGIGTKATRANMVDILYTRNYIDGRQIIVTDLGEGIVGTLEKYCPDIVSVELTKHFEEQMEKIQENEITKEEILSEAKEKLIDIFSKFKENEEDIGKELLVYLEREERRRNYIGICPMCGEGELFIRTGRFGPFIACQRYPECDATFSLPSNCIVNPTEDKCKICGFPVVIATRKRSRPQTVCINLECPSKNNYSAPMDGKKCPRCGAGLVIKKSFYGPFIGCSSYPKCRYTEKIEETKEEEN
- the proB gene encoding glutamate 5-kinase produces the protein MTERKELFKDTKKIVVKIGTSSLTAKDGKFNRAFASDIARQVSMLKSQGKDLILVSSGAIGTGCEALDFKERPKSIPLKQATAAVGQSILMHEWSQAFDKYGFKAAQILLTYDAFSDRKTYLNLRNSMSALLELGVIPIINENDPICVHEIGDTFGDNDTLSAMVSSKVEADLLILMTDIDGLYTKNPKKAKDAKKIPVVKEITPEIESYGGKAGDKGTGGMKTKLEAAKIAQKSGCFMVIASSEEKDLILRVMSGEDIGTLFLPKKNIEKNKIRWITLSKPKGKIVIDEGAKKALLDHKSLLPRGVIDVEGDFDAGDIVAIEENNEVFAKGITNYTEKELKKIKGRNTDEIESILGYKNYNEIVKHENIGIIK